The following coding sequences are from one Tolumonas lignilytica window:
- the priA gene encoding primosomal protein N', which translates to MPETSSLIQVALPVPLYRRFDYQTKDARPPIGSRVGVPFGKQQLVGLVVAHPTQTELPLDKLKPISRILDTESLFPPALWSLLLWAANYYHHPLGEVLHHALPVLLRQGEPAERKPIPCWQLSSSKPDMQANLKRAPRQQQALQLLQDGPLPAAELREQGIDTPVLKQLAAKELIRPFDLHLQAREWLDHLLLHEENVPYLNLEQAAVLAAISQAEDRRPFLLEGVTGSGKTEIYLQLIQEKLSQGRQVLVLVPEIGLTPQLLRRFRRRFHAPILTLHSGMNDRERLDTWLACKAGEAAILIGTRSAIFTPFNSLGLIVVDEEHDMSFKQQEGFRYHGRDLAIVRAQREQIPIVLGSATPSLESLHNALQGRYHHLQMKQRAGGAQAAQQHLLDVKHVPLQAGIAPQLLQLMDEQLAVGNQVMLFLNRRGYAPALLCHDCGWVAACPHCDAFYTWHQQDRRLHCHHCDHMRPVPSQCPECHGRNLVSSGVGTEQLAQFLEQRFPAYKTIRIDRDNTRRKGELEAHLTAIRHREYQILLGTQMLAKGHHFPDVTLVGILDVDGALFASDYRATERLAQLYVQVAGRAGRANKPGMVVLQSHHPEHALLQDLLNNGYAHFARTCLQERQVLSLPPFSFQAVLRADAPSRELLEQFMQQATQICHHYGAPDLQLVGPISPVMERRAGRYRMLLMLQCSQRMHLQHYLHHLVPAIDALPMTHSLRWHLDIDPQEIAG; encoded by the coding sequence GTGCCCGAAACTTCTTCTCTTATTCAGGTGGCATTGCCGGTACCGCTATATCGCCGCTTTGATTACCAAACCAAAGATGCCCGCCCCCCCATCGGAAGCCGGGTTGGCGTTCCTTTTGGCAAGCAACAGTTAGTCGGTCTGGTGGTTGCGCATCCCACCCAGACTGAATTGCCATTGGATAAACTGAAACCCATCTCCCGGATCCTGGATACTGAATCGCTCTTTCCACCAGCATTGTGGAGTCTGTTATTGTGGGCTGCCAATTATTATCACCACCCGCTGGGTGAGGTGCTGCATCACGCGCTCCCCGTTCTGCTACGCCAAGGGGAACCGGCAGAACGAAAACCGATCCCATGCTGGCAGCTGAGTTCGTCAAAGCCTGATATGCAGGCCAACTTGAAACGTGCACCTCGCCAACAGCAAGCATTGCAGTTATTACAAGACGGGCCTTTACCGGCAGCAGAATTACGTGAACAAGGGATTGATACTCCCGTCTTAAAACAGCTCGCCGCCAAAGAGTTGATCCGCCCGTTTGATCTGCATTTGCAGGCCAGAGAATGGCTCGATCATCTGCTGTTACATGAAGAGAATGTGCCCTACCTCAATCTCGAACAGGCGGCGGTATTGGCTGCCATCAGTCAGGCTGAAGATCGACGTCCATTTCTGCTGGAAGGGGTAACCGGTTCTGGCAAAACTGAAATTTATCTGCAGTTAATACAAGAAAAATTGTCCCAAGGGCGACAGGTACTCGTGCTGGTGCCGGAAATCGGACTGACACCCCAATTGTTGCGCCGTTTTCGTCGTCGCTTTCATGCCCCGATACTGACACTGCACTCCGGTATGAATGATCGGGAGCGACTGGATACCTGGCTGGCTTGTAAGGCAGGCGAAGCGGCCATATTGATCGGCACCCGCTCTGCGATTTTTACCCCATTTAACTCACTGGGGTTGATTGTCGTCGATGAAGAGCACGATATGTCGTTCAAGCAACAGGAAGGGTTCCGTTACCATGGCCGAGACTTGGCAATCGTGCGGGCCCAGCGGGAACAGATCCCCATTGTACTTGGCTCTGCCACACCGTCGCTGGAAAGCCTGCACAATGCCTTGCAAGGGCGTTATCACCATCTGCAGATGAAACAACGCGCCGGTGGAGCACAGGCGGCACAACAGCATTTACTGGATGTAAAACATGTGCCCTTGCAGGCCGGTATTGCCCCCCAATTGTTGCAGTTGATGGATGAGCAACTGGCGGTCGGCAATCAGGTGATGCTGTTTTTAAATCGCAGAGGATATGCCCCGGCGCTGCTTTGCCATGATTGCGGTTGGGTGGCCGCCTGCCCGCATTGTGATGCGTTTTATACCTGGCATCAGCAGGATAGACGCCTGCATTGTCATCATTGTGATCATATGCGCCCAGTGCCTTCGCAATGTCCTGAGTGTCATGGCCGCAATCTGGTCAGCTCTGGCGTTGGCACCGAACAGTTAGCCCAATTTCTGGAGCAACGCTTCCCGGCGTATAAAACGATACGCATTGATCGCGATAACACCCGTCGTAAAGGTGAATTAGAAGCGCATCTCACCGCAATCCGTCACCGGGAATATCAAATCTTGTTAGGCACCCAGATGCTGGCCAAAGGTCATCATTTCCCTGATGTGACCTTAGTCGGCATTCTGGATGTTGATGGAGCCTTGTTTGCCTCTGATTACCGGGCAACCGAACGGCTGGCACAACTTTACGTTCAGGTTGCCGGACGTGCCGGACGGGCCAATAAGCCCGGCATGGTCGTGCTGCAAAGTCATCACCCGGAGCACGCCTTGCTGCAAGATTTACTGAACAATGGTTACGCACATTTTGCCCGAACCTGTTTACAAGAGAGACAGGTACTATCGCTGCCGCCGTTCAGTTTTCAGGCTGTGCTGCGTGCGGATGCGCCATCCAGAGAACTGCTTGAGCAGTTTATGCAGCAAGCCACCCAGATTTGTCATCATTATGGGGCACCTGACTTGCAACTCGTTGGCCCGATCAGCCCAGTCATGGAACGGCGGGCTGGCCGTTACCGTATGTTATTGATGCTCCAGTGTTCTCAGCGCATGCACTTGCAACACTATCTGCATCATTTAGTGCCGGCTATTGATGCGCTGCCCATGACACACTCGCTACGTTGGCATCTGGATATCGATCCGCAGGAAATAGCTGGCTAG
- the rpmE gene encoding 50S ribosomal protein L31, whose translation MKEGIHPDYHEITAKCSCGHVFVTRSTGKDLNLDVCSECHPFYTGKQKVLDTGGRIDRFKKRFNVLGGKN comes from the coding sequence ATGAAAGAAGGTATTCACCCAGACTACCACGAAATCACTGCAAAGTGCTCTTGTGGTCACGTGTTCGTAACCCGTTCTACCGGTAAAGATCTGAACCTGGACGTATGTTCAGAGTGTCATCCTTTCTACACCGGCAAACAGAAAGTGCTGGACACTGGTGGTCGTATCGATCGCTTCAAAAAACGTTTCAACGTACTGGGCGGCAAGAACTAA
- a CDS encoding malic enzyme-like NAD(P)-binding protein, producing MSADLRQAALDYHAHPVPGKIAVALTKPAETAHDLSLAYSPGVAEPVREIAANPDDAYRYTSKANLVAVITNGTAILGLGNLGPLASKPVMEGKALLFKRFAGIDAIDIEVKHTDNADFIRTVANIADTFGGINLEDIKAPECFEIEQALIELCDIPVFHDDQHGTAIVTAAGMLNALEIQGKNLADVRIVCMGAGAAAVACMDLLIVCGAKQENIYMLDRKGVIHSGRTDINEHKRRFVNDSGLTTLAQVMDGADVFVGVSGPNVLAAELVKTMAPNPVIFACSNPDPEIQPELAKAARSDLIMGTGRSDYPNQVNNVICFPFLFRGALDVRARRINSAMKRAAVEAIRSIAKEPVPAEVLHAAGVSALTFGVDYVLPKPMDPRLLPRVARAVALAAVESGVARIALADNYML from the coding sequence ATGTCCGCCGATCTTCGTCAAGCTGCTCTTGATTATCATGCTCATCCGGTTCCTGGCAAAATTGCCGTTGCACTGACCAAACCGGCAGAAACTGCCCATGATTTGTCGCTGGCTTATAGCCCGGGCGTGGCTGAACCGGTACGTGAAATTGCGGCCAATCCGGATGATGCGTATCGCTATACCTCAAAAGCGAATTTGGTTGCGGTGATCACGAATGGTACCGCGATCCTCGGGTTGGGTAATTTGGGGCCGCTGGCATCAAAACCAGTGATGGAAGGTAAAGCACTGCTGTTTAAACGTTTTGCCGGGATTGATGCGATCGATATCGAAGTAAAACACACGGACAATGCCGATTTTATCCGCACAGTGGCCAATATCGCCGATACCTTCGGTGGTATCAATCTGGAAGATATTAAAGCACCGGAGTGCTTTGAAATCGAACAAGCCCTGATCGAGTTATGTGATATTCCTGTCTTCCATGATGATCAGCACGGCACGGCCATCGTTACGGCGGCGGGTATGCTAAATGCGCTGGAGATCCAGGGGAAAAACCTCGCCGATGTACGCATTGTCTGTATGGGGGCCGGGGCTGCAGCCGTGGCTTGTATGGATCTGTTGATCGTCTGTGGCGCCAAACAGGAAAATATCTACATGCTGGATCGTAAAGGTGTGATCCATTCCGGCCGCACCGATATCAATGAACACAAACGTCGTTTCGTCAATGATTCTGGCCTGACCACACTGGCACAGGTCATGGATGGTGCAGATGTGTTCGTGGGTGTTTCTGGGCCGAATGTATTGGCTGCCGAACTGGTAAAAACGATGGCACCCAATCCGGTCATTTTTGCCTGTTCCAACCCGGATCCTGAAATTCAGCCGGAACTTGCTAAAGCTGCGCGTAGTGATTTGATCATGGGAACTGGTCGTTCCGACTATCCGAATCAGGTGAATAATGTTATTTGCTTCCCGTTCCTGTTCCGTGGGGCGCTGGATGTTCGGGCTCGGCGTATCAACAGTGCCATGAAGCGTGCGGCCGTGGAAGCTATTCGCTCCATCGCGAAGGAACCTGTACCTGCTGAGGTATTGCATGCGGCAGGTGTCTCTGCGTTGACCTTTGGTGTTGATTACGTGTTACCGAAACCGATGGATCCGCGTTTATTACCGCGTGTGGCCCGTGCCGTTGCATTGGCAGCGGTGGAGTCGGGTGTGGCGCGTATTGCGTTAGCTGATAATTACATGCTGTAA
- a CDS encoding porin produces MKQLTAVAVAVLVATATQANATEVYNKDSTKIDLTGRAYAGQFLGTKNNGTEKSEKYGSNNYIRLGAKGETAISSTQKAIGVYEAQFKSQSTETDVKENSSNVTTRLAYGGVKDDTFGTVTFGRQYGAVGTMAAWTDVALTDGYGNDGLGIKADQYGTYRAGEMLKYTGTFNNVQFDADYKFDSNGTDVNSTVSGASTSETTANVAAYGAAVSYNHPSGFSVGTGYNAAQHKVTGEGDAKLWIIGAKFDDKSWYAALNYDKGSNFFYSGTNAVDITGTEAALGYNFANGFGLMSTYNKMKQKVSGSADVNAVDYYTLGAQYKFNKNLRVMAEYRINNKDNGVNASATGYSATTANGVDYKNDYQLAVRYDF; encoded by the coding sequence ATGAAACAATTAACTGCTGTGGCCGTGGCTGTTCTGGTAGCAACTGCAACTCAAGCGAATGCAACTGAAGTTTATAACAAAGACAGCACTAAAATTGATTTGACCGGTCGTGCTTATGCAGGTCAATTCCTGGGCACCAAAAACAATGGCACCGAAAAGAGCGAAAAATACGGCTCTAACAACTACATCCGTTTGGGTGCTAAAGGCGAAACTGCAATCAGCAGCACTCAGAAAGCCATTGGTGTTTATGAAGCTCAGTTCAAATCACAATCTACTGAAACTGACGTTAAAGAAAACAGCAGCAACGTAACCACTCGTCTGGCTTACGGTGGTGTGAAAGATGACACCTTCGGTACTGTTACTTTTGGCCGTCAATACGGTGCAGTCGGCACTATGGCCGCATGGACTGACGTTGCCCTGACTGATGGTTACGGTAACGATGGTCTGGGTATCAAAGCAGACCAATACGGTACTTACCGTGCAGGCGAAATGCTGAAATATACCGGTACATTCAACAATGTACAGTTTGATGCTGACTATAAATTTGACAGCAACGGCACCGATGTAAACAGCACTGTCTCTGGTGCATCTACTAGCGAAACTACTGCCAATGTCGCTGCTTATGGCGCTGCGGTTAGCTACAACCACCCATCAGGATTCTCTGTAGGTACTGGTTATAATGCGGCACAACACAAAGTGACTGGTGAAGGCGATGCCAAACTGTGGATCATCGGCGCGAAATTTGATGACAAATCTTGGTATGCCGCGCTGAACTACGACAAAGGTTCTAACTTCTTCTATTCTGGTACCAATGCAGTTGATATCACTGGGACTGAAGCAGCATTAGGTTATAACTTTGCCAACGGTTTCGGCCTGATGAGCACTTATAACAAAATGAAGCAGAAAGTGAGTGGTAGTGCAGATGTTAATGCTGTTGACTACTACACTCTGGGCGCTCAGTACAAATTCAACAAAAATCTGCGTGTTATGGCTGAATACCGTATCAACAATAAAGACAACGGTGTGAATGCATCTGCAACAGGTTATTCTGCAACAACCGCTAATGGTGTTGATTACAAAAACGACTACCAACTGGCTGTGCGTTACGATTTCTAA
- the glpX gene encoding class II fructose-bisphosphatase codes for MRRELAIEFSRVTEAAALAGYKWLGRGDKNLADGAAVEAMRYVLNQIEIDGEIVIGEGEIDEAPMLYIGEKVGCGGDGVDIAVDPIDGTRMTAMGQNNAVAVLAAGDKGSFLKAPDMYMEKLIVGPRAKGVIDLNRPLAENIVAVARALDKPLHRLSVITLAKPRHDAAIKEMQDMGVRVFAIPDGDVAASMLTCLPDNEIDMLYCIGGAPEGVISAATVRALDGDMQGRLLPRHKVKGDTPENRVLGEQEISRCQQMGIDVESVLTLKDMAKTDNVIISVTGITKGDLLEGITSDGMLATTETLLIRGKSRTIRRIHSTHYLQRKDAQIQKIIF; via the coding sequence ATGAGACGTGAACTGGCAATTGAATTTTCCCGAGTAACTGAAGCGGCTGCCCTTGCTGGCTATAAATGGTTGGGGCGTGGTGATAAAAACCTGGCTGATGGCGCTGCGGTGGAAGCCATGCGCTATGTGCTGAACCAGATTGAAATCGATGGTGAAATCGTCATTGGCGAAGGCGAAATTGACGAAGCGCCTATGCTGTATATCGGTGAAAAGGTTGGTTGTGGCGGTGATGGAGTTGATATTGCTGTTGATCCGATCGATGGTACCCGCATGACAGCAATGGGGCAGAACAACGCGGTGGCTGTGTTGGCCGCAGGTGATAAAGGGTCATTCCTGAAAGCGCCTGATATGTACATGGAAAAATTAATTGTTGGTCCACGTGCGAAAGGTGTGATTGACCTGAATCGGCCATTGGCTGAAAACATTGTGGCTGTTGCCCGCGCACTGGATAAACCGCTGCACCGTCTGAGCGTCATTACCTTGGCAAAACCGCGTCATGACGCAGCCATTAAAGAAATGCAGGATATGGGTGTGCGTGTGTTTGCGATCCCTGATGGTGATGTGGCGGCTTCGATGCTGACGTGCCTGCCAGATAATGAAATCGATATGCTGTATTGTATCGGTGGTGCGCCAGAGGGGGTCATTTCCGCGGCCACGGTGCGTGCGTTAGATGGCGATATGCAAGGCCGTCTATTGCCGCGGCATAAAGTGAAAGGCGATACACCAGAAAACCGTGTATTGGGCGAACAGGAAATTTCACGTTGTCAGCAAATGGGCATTGATGTTGAATCGGTGCTGACACTGAAAGACATGGCGAAAACCGATAACGTGATCATTTCTGTCACAGGGATCACTAAAGGTGATTTACTGGAAGGGATCACCAGTGATGGCATGCTGGCGACGACAGAAACGCTGCTGATCCGTGGTAAATCACGTACTATCCGCCGGATCCATTCAACACATTACCTGCAACGTAAAGATGCGCAGATCCAGAAAATCATTTTCTGA
- a CDS encoding acetyl-CoA sensor PanZ family protein, whose translation MRLTVHHSHEVLPLWQDSLSKLLLAHQLTIDTAHALGDWHLATFNDRVVGLAISQNDQLCFFAVRDLTRRRGIGRYLLADTLRKLIEQGQPRISIDLSQVAEHESAGLQAFLRQAGFYADGSQWYLDL comes from the coding sequence ATGCGTTTGACCGTTCATCACTCCCATGAGGTGTTGCCATTATGGCAAGACAGTCTCAGTAAATTGTTACTAGCTCACCAACTCACCATCGACACTGCACATGCTTTAGGTGATTGGCATTTGGCAACGTTCAATGATCGTGTTGTTGGGCTAGCCATTAGTCAGAATGATCAGTTGTGTTTTTTTGCAGTGCGGGATTTAACACGTCGTCGTGGAATTGGCCGTTATTTGTTAGCCGATACCTTACGCAAGTTAATTGAACAAGGTCAGCCGCGGATCAGCATCGATCTCAGTCAGGTTGCTGAACATGAATCGGCCGGTTTGCAGGCTTTTTTACGACAGGCTGGCTTTTATGCCGATGGCAGCCAGTGGTATCTTGATTTGTAA
- a CDS encoding glutamate synthase subunit beta, translating into MGKPTGFLEFDRVKEHYAPVEERVKHYSEFVPTLTVQEASTQGARCMDCGIPFCNNGCPVNNIIPDWNDLVYRGKAEMAIRVLHSTNNFPEFTGRICPAPCEAACTLGINADPVGIKSIERFIIDTAWENGWVKPQPAAVKSGKKVAVVGSGPAGLATAQQLARAGHDVTVFEKNSRVGGLLRYGIPDFKLDKSVIDRRTAQLEAEGVVFKTNTLVALNNDLPAGVANDAKAVVTPAQLDAEFDAVVLAGGSETPRDLPVPGRALSGIHFALEFLIPQNKEVAGDGANPINVKGKHVVVIGGGDTGSDCVGTSNRHGAASVTQLEVMPQPPVQENKALTWPYWPLKLRTSSSHEEGCVREFAVSTKEFIGENGKLTALKLVKVEFKDGKLVEVPGSEFELKADAVFLAMGFTNPLAKVLDAFGVAKDARGNVNATTDGEGCYATSVPKVFAAGDIRRGQSLVVWAIREGRQCAREVDAFLMGSSLLPR; encoded by the coding sequence ATGGGTAAGCCAACCGGTTTTCTCGAGTTTGATCGCGTGAAGGAACACTACGCTCCCGTTGAGGAGCGTGTGAAACATTACAGCGAGTTTGTACCTACTCTGACGGTGCAGGAAGCTTCTACCCAGGGCGCCCGTTGCATGGATTGCGGTATTCCGTTTTGCAACAATGGCTGTCCGGTGAACAACATCATTCCTGACTGGAATGATCTGGTTTACCGTGGCAAAGCCGAGATGGCAATCCGAGTGCTGCACTCTACGAACAACTTCCCAGAATTCACAGGCCGGATTTGTCCGGCCCCTTGTGAAGCAGCCTGTACGCTGGGCATCAATGCTGATCCTGTTGGCATCAAGTCAATCGAGCGTTTCATCATTGATACCGCATGGGAAAATGGCTGGGTAAAACCACAACCGGCTGCAGTTAAGAGCGGCAAAAAAGTGGCTGTTGTTGGTTCAGGCCCTGCGGGTCTGGCCACTGCACAGCAACTGGCTCGTGCCGGTCATGACGTGACTGTGTTTGAGAAAAACAGCCGTGTCGGTGGTCTGCTGCGCTACGGTATTCCTGATTTCAAACTGGACAAGAGCGTCATTGACCGTCGTACTGCACAGCTGGAAGCGGAAGGTGTGGTATTCAAAACCAACACACTGGTTGCACTGAATAACGACTTGCCTGCCGGTGTTGCCAACGATGCCAAGGCTGTGGTCACTCCGGCGCAACTGGATGCTGAATTCGATGCCGTTGTTCTGGCGGGTGGTTCAGAAACGCCACGCGATCTGCCGGTTCCTGGCCGTGCGCTGAGCGGTATCCATTTCGCACTGGAATTCCTGATCCCGCAAAACAAAGAAGTTGCAGGTGATGGTGCCAATCCAATCAACGTGAAAGGTAAACACGTTGTGGTGATCGGTGGCGGTGACACAGGTTCTGACTGCGTAGGTACCTCCAACCGTCACGGTGCTGCGTCTGTGACGCAACTGGAAGTAATGCCGCAACCGCCTGTGCAGGAAAACAAAGCGCTGACCTGGCCATACTGGCCACTGAAACTGCGCACCTCTTCTTCTCATGAAGAAGGTTGTGTGCGTGAGTTTGCGGTTTCTACCAAAGAGTTTATCGGTGAAAACGGTAAGCTGACAGCGCTGAAACTGGTCAAGGTTGAATTCAAAGACGGTAAACTGGTCGAAGTTCCAGGTTCTGAATTTGAACTGAAAGCCGATGCAGTATTCCTGGCCATGGGCTTTACTAACCCACTGGCGAAAGTGCTGGATGCATTTGGTGTAGCCAAAGATGCCCGCGGTAATGTCAATGCCACTACCGATGGTGAAGGCTGCTACGCAACCTCAGTACCAAAAGTGTTCGCTGCTGGCGATATCCGCCGCGGTCAGTCACTGGTGGTCTGGGCTATTCGCGAAGGCCGTCAATGTGCCCGTGAAGTGGATGCGTTCCTGATGGGTTCCAGCCTGTTACCGCGTTAA